In the Parasphingorhabdus halotolerans genome, TTGGAGCGGTAAAAATTGGACTCTTTAGGGAGTGCATTGGAAATGCGCCGATGCGCTTCCCCCAGCGAATGGTATGGCACACCGGGAAGCAGATGGTGGAGCCCATGATAACGCAGGCCCACCGGTGCCCAAAGCGCTGGCAAGGTGCCCGGTGGAGGAACATTCACACTATCGAGATATTGCGCAGTGACACTCATTTCTTCGCCGTCATTTTCCCAAAGATGCGCAACAAGAGTGCGGATTTGGTTGAGCACAACGCTGCCAGACATAACGGCAAGGAAAATCAAAAACGCACGCAAAGGAATGACGTTCATCGCGATCATCGCCAGGAGACTTACGGCCCAGATGCTTGCAGCGATTTCGCAGGCCAGCCATTGCCGCTTCAAATCCCCTTCCGGCGGTTTGCGACGGAAGTCTGGATTGATCACAAGCCCTGAATAGCGCTCAACCACAATCTTGCGCAACGGCGGAATGATCGCCGACAGTGGCGACAGCACAGCATAGCGAACTAACAGCGCAATCGGCGCGAGCGAGGCGGCAACCACAAATAGCGGTACGCTCCAAGGCTTCATCAAAGCCAGGGGCAGATATTCGGGATCTTCTTTCGTGCCGTATTTCTTGGTACGATGATGCATGCTGTGCACGCCTTCGTACATGAACGAGGGGATTAGCATCGGCACGCCAAATAGCGCATTCCAGGCGAAGTGAAACCATGGCAGGGCATTGCGCCGTACATGGGTCAGTTCATGGATGAAGCTTCCAGCGCGATACAGCGCCAATATGGCGATAATTCCAAATGCAACGGCCAGTCCAATCTTGGCGCTACCTATCGCCCCCAACAGCGCGCCATAGCCGACAATGATCGACGCCAGAAAGTCTGCCCAATAAATGGCGGGGCGCGGCGCGTTAAGGTCCCGCGTCACTTTAGCTGCTGTGCGGATCAGCTCATTGTCTTCGCCAGTTCTCGAAGACGTAACGCGTGCAGAACCCTTGGCCAGTTTTCCAGCCGGTGGTTCGTTTGCAGTAAATGCCGTGGAATCCATAAGTATCCGTTTGTTGTTTGGCTGCCTTAAGCAGTATTTCGTGGCAAGATAATGGCAAGGCCGTGATTGCAGTCCGGCGCTAATCCTCATGCTGGCCTTGACATTTCAGCGCGATTAACGCCACAGCCACGCAAGTTTTCTAGAAAGATTAATTGCTGTGGCGAAAACGGATATAGTCATTCAACCGGTCACAACCAAGGGCCAGAAAAAAGCTTTCGTCGAGCTTGCCTATCGGCTCAATGCCAATGATCCGGCATGGATACCGCCACTCAAATCAGAGGTTTACGCACTCCTTAGCCCTACGAAAAATCCCTTTTTCGAGCATGCCACTGTGCAGTTTTTTCTGGCATTGCAAGGTGGTGCGCCAGTCGGACGGATTAGCGCTCATATCGATCATCTCGCGCTGGAACAGCCGCCGGAACAAGGAATGGGGCCGGGCACGGGCAATTGGGGATTGCTCGAGGCGGCAGACGAAGATGTTTCCCGCATCCTCATCAATACAGCAGAAAACTGGCTGCGGGACCAAGGCATGCGCCGCGTGCTGGCTCCGCTCAGCATGTCGGTGTGGGAGGAACCGGGCCTTCTGACATTCGGTCATGACCAGCGACCAACGATCATGATGGGGCACCACAATGCGGCCTATGAGGGCTGGATCGAATCGAGCGGTTACCGATCGGTCAAAAAACTGCAAACCTATGCCGTACCGGTCACAGAAGGCTTTCCCGAACTCATCAACCGCATCGTTGCGTCGGGTGAACGCAACAGAAAGCTGGTGATCCGGAAAGTGGACAAGAAGCATTTTG is a window encoding:
- a CDS encoding N-acetyltransferase, which gives rise to MAKTDIVIQPVTTKGQKKAFVELAYRLNANDPAWIPPLKSEVYALLSPTKNPFFEHATVQFFLALQGGAPVGRISAHIDHLALEQPPEQGMGPGTGNWGLLEAADEDVSRILINTAENWLRDQGMRRVLAPLSMSVWEEPGLLTFGHDQRPTIMMGHHNAAYEGWIESSGYRSVKKLQTYAVPVTEGFPELINRIVASGERNRKLVIRKVDKKHFDRDAEIIMGLLNDAWSSNWGFVPFTDREIEHAGKNLGKIVYEEINMIAEIEGEPVAFMMTLPDLNEVIKDMNGKLLPFNWAKLLWWLKRPKAKTMRVPLMGVKKELQNSRLASQMAFMMIEYIRRNAIEKFGTERGEIGWILEDNKGMIAIAKALNAELNREYTMYEKALYGDAVSEEKTSPILP
- a CDS encoding fatty acid desaturase family protein — encoded protein: MDSTAFTANEPPAGKLAKGSARVTSSRTGEDNELIRTAAKVTRDLNAPRPAIYWADFLASIIVGYGALLGAIGSAKIGLAVAFGIIAILALYRAGSFIHELTHVRRNALPWFHFAWNALFGVPMLIPSFMYEGVHSMHHRTKKYGTKEDPEYLPLALMKPWSVPLFVVAASLAPIALLVRYAVLSPLSAIIPPLRKIVVERYSGLVINPDFRRKPPEGDLKRQWLACEIAASIWAVSLLAMIAMNVIPLRAFLIFLAVMSGSVVLNQIRTLVAHLWENDGEEMSVTAQYLDSVNVPPPGTLPALWAPVGLRYHGLHHLLPGVPYHSLGEAHRRISNALPKESNFYRSNHGSLSRLVIGLVRGSAGRA